The following DNA comes from Triticum aestivum cultivar Chinese Spring chromosome 3D, IWGSC CS RefSeq v2.1, whole genome shotgun sequence.
ACGATCGTTTTTTTTTACCAAGCACTGCTTCTCGTCCATTAAAaaaaaatagcacgctatagcCCCGCTAATAGCATACTATGTTATAGCGTGTAGAAAATTGTCTCGCTAAATAAACAGGTGTAATAGCACGGTAGATCGCGTTATAGCATGCTAAAAGCTGAAACACGACAGAGAATCAGAGAAGAAGGTACCTCGATGCATTGAGATTCACACTGCCACGTGCCAATCAGCTGAGTGGGTCTCCTGATCAAAACCATACGACCGGAAGAGGGCCCGTTCGGATCGCGTTATAGCGTATAGGAATTTTTTCCCTAGCGGATCAACCGCAAGCTGAGGGCCCGTTCGGCATGCAGGAAAAACCAAAGGAATGAAGTTCCTGCAGTTTTTTTCACCTTCGCTGCGTTTGGAACAAAGGAAGCGTGAACAGGAAGCCAGAGGAAAGGTAGGCGTATCGTGCAGATTCCAAGGGAAAATAAACATCTACGTGTAGCTCTGTTTTTTCGCGTAGGCCCGAGGCAAAGAAGAGAGAAGCGTGCTTGTGAATAAACAATCATCTCCCTGTTTCTGCTAGTCACACAGCGTACTATTCGAATTTTTTAATGAGCCTTGTGTCAGTTTCTGTGGTCTTCTCTCCTCTGATCCGAACACTGTCTTCTCGTTTTCGTCCTGCGTTTTCCATTCCTGAGTTTTGCCACGACAATCCTATGCCTTCCACAAATTCTGTAGTTTTTTCTCCCTCTGTTCCGAACGGGCCCTGAGCCTCTACTTGGTGCCCACGATCGTATTTTTTTTACCACGCATTGCTTCCTAGTATCACGTTCCGTTCATTGCGTTTTCCCCACGTCTAATCTCCACCGCCTAATTTGATCCATTCATTGCGTTTTCCCCACGTCACGTCACCAGGAACGTCACCCAGCATGATATAGCCTCGACATCGGCCATTGACCGGGGTGTTGGTGTGTGGTCACACACTCGCACTGACTAACTCGCTAGATTCGGATCGAGCTGCCTGCCATTGATGGCGATCTGGGAGGAGCTGCACTTCGTGCTGGTGCCGCTGGTGGCGCCGGGCCACATCATCCCCATGGTGGACGTGGCGCGCCTCCTCGCCGCGCGCGGGCCAAGGGTCACCGTGGTCACCACGCCCGTCAACGCCGCGCGCAACAGGGCCACCGTCGACGGCGCCAGGAGGGCCGGTCTCGCCGTCGAGTTCGTCGAGCTCCCCTTCCCCTGCGCGCAGCTCGGCCTGCCGGAGGGGGTGGAGACCATCGACCAGATGACAGGGCTCGAGCCGGCCATGTGCCTCAGATTCTTCCAGGGCATATGGAAGATCGCGGAGCCGCTGGAGGAGTACCTCCGGGCGCTGACGCGCCGGCCGGTCTGCCTCGTAGCCGACGCGTGCAACCCGTGGACGGCGCCGGTGTGCGAACGCCTCGGCATCCCCAGGCTGGTGATGCACTGCCCCTCCGCCTACTTCCAGCTCGCCGTGCACCGCCTGTCGGCGCACGGCGTGTACGACCGCGTCGGGGACGACGTGATGGCGCCGTTCGAGGTGCCGGACTTCCCGGTGCGCGCCGCCGGCAACACGGCCACGCTCCGGGGGTTCTTCCAGTACCCCGGCGTGGAGAAGGAGCACCGTGAGGCGCTGGACGCCGAGGCCACCGCCGACGGCCTGCTGTTCAACACGTTCCGCGGCATGGAGGGCGCCTTCGTGGACGCGTACGCGGCGGCCCTCGGCAAGAGGACGTGGGCCGTCGGGCCGACCTGCGCCTCCAGCGGCATGCTCAACGACGCCGACGCCAAGGCCGGCCGCGGCAACCACGCCGACGTCGACGCCGGGCACATCGTCTCGTGGCTCGACGCCCGGCCGCCGGCGTCCGTGCTGTACGTCAGCTTCGGCAGCATCTCGCAGCTGACGGCGAAGCAGCTCGCCGGGCTCGCGCGCGGCCTCGAGGCGTCCGGGCGGGCGTTCGTGTGGGCCATCAAGGAGGCCAAGGCGGACGCCGCCGTGAGGGCGCTGCTCGACGAGGAGGGGTTCGAGGCGCGCGTCAAGGACAGGGGCCTCCTCGTCCGCGGGTGGGCGCCGCAGGTGACCATCCTCTCGCACCCGGCGGTGGGCGGCTTCCTCACGCACTGCGGCTGGAACGCGACGCTGGAGGCCGTCTCCTACGGCGTGCCGACTCTGACGTGGCCCACCATCGCCGACCA
Coding sequences within:
- the LOC123077588 gene encoding UDP-glycosyltransferase 73C11-like encodes the protein MAIWEELHFVLVPLVAPGHIIPMVDVARLLAARGPRVTVVTTPVNAARNRATVDGARRAGLAVEFVELPFPCAQLGLPEGVETIDQMTGLEPAMCLRFFQGIWKIAEPLEEYLRALTRRPVCLVADACNPWTAPVCERLGIPRLVMHCPSAYFQLAVHRLSAHGVYDRVGDDVMAPFEVPDFPVRAAGNTATLRGFFQYPGVEKEHREALDAEATADGLLFNTFRGMEGAFVDAYAAALGKRTWAVGPTCASSGMLNDADAKAGRGNHADVDAGHIVSWLDARPPASVLYVSFGSISQLTAKQLAGLARGLEASGRAFVWAIKEAKADAAVRALLDEEGFEARVKDRGLLVRGWAPQVTILSHPAVGGFLTHCGWNATLEAVSYGVPTLTWPTIADQFCSEQLLVDVLGVGVRSGVKIPTMYLPKEAEGVQVTSGDVEKAIAELMGGGAEGEARRVRAKEIAAEARAAMEEGGSSHSELTDMIRYVTELSKQRSHGSSTALPSELGELNEQDALLSVQMAQVSI